CCGGGACGCCGGCCGTGGCGCAGGGTCACCGCAGTACGAGGTGGTGGACTGGAAGACCGGCCGCGAGGACAGCGGCGATCCGCTGCAGCTCGCCGTCTACCGGCTGGCCTGGGCCGAGCAGGTCGGCGTCCCGCCGGAGCAGGTCACCGCCTCGTTCTGCTACGTGCGCTCCGGCCGGATCGAGACTCCGTCAGGACTTCCCGGCCGAAAAGAGTTGAGCGATCTTCTGATCGGGAATAGGTAGAAAAGAGTCACGCAGAGCATTCAACTCGTCACGAGATCACGCGAAACCTGTGCGCCCTGCACGTTTCGTGCCTATTGTGGGGTCGGTAACCGGTCATCCCCCGTACTCCGGCCGCCGTCAGGGCCCCGCCCCTGACCTCCCGTCAGACCCGCAGGTGCCGAGCAGCACCCGCACCTTCCGCTGGAGAGACCGACGTTGAGCGCGACCGGATGGATCAGGGACGTCCTCCACGGCCCCACCCCAGGGCCGGTACCGAACTCCGTCACCGGCACCTGGCCGAGAACCTCGCACGCCCTGCCGCTGATCGGCATGGCGCTGATCGTCTCCCTCGACCTGCTGACCAACAGCCAGGTCACCGTCGAACCCGCCCTGACCGCCGTCCCGGCCCTCGCCGCCGTCGTCTCCCGCCGCACCTGGTACCCCCTGCTGGTCGGCGCCCTCGCCGAGCTCTGCGCCTTCGGCATGGCCTGGTACAACGACGTGCTCGGCCAGTCCGTGCACACCGCCACCGTCGCCGCGATCGTCCTGATCGCCGGCATCGGCCACCTCAGCGCCACGCTGAGGCTCCGTCAGGAGCTCGCCCTCGCCGAGGCGCAGCTGGTCGCCGAGATCGCCCGCCGGGTCCTGCTGCGCTCCGTCCCCGAACGGGTCGGGCCGGTCCGCGCCGCCGTCCGCTACGCCGCCGCGGCCGCGCACGCCTCGATCGGCGGCGACCTGTACGAGGTGGTCAACACCCGGCACGGGGTGCGCGCCGTGATGGGCGACGTCCGCGGCAAGGGCCTCGCCGCCGTCGAGACCGCCGCCGCCGTGCTCGGCGCCTTCCGGGAGGCCGCCCACCAGGAGGCCGCCCTCGACAAGGTGGCCGGCTGGCTCGCCGTCAGCCTCGACCGGGCCCTGCACGAGAACGAGCACCCCGGCGTCGACGAGGAGTTCGTCACCCTGGTGCTGATCGGCGTCCGCCCCGACGGCGTGCTGGAGATCGCCAACTGCGGCCACCCGGCCCCCGTCCTGCTCCGCGGCGAGGACGCCCCGCTGCTGCTCGCCGCCGACGAGACCGTCCCCCCGCTGGGCGTCCTCGACCCCGCCGACGTGCGCCCGCCGCTCCAACTGGTGCAGGCCGAGCCCGGCGACCGCATCCTGCTCTACACCGACGGCGTCATCGAGGCCCGCGACCACCGCGGCGCCTTCTACCCCCTGACGGACCGTCTTCCGCTGCTCGCCGACGGCGGCCCCGTCGACGTGCTGCACCGCCTGCACGACGACGTGGTCCGCCACGTCGGCCACAAGCTCGGCGACGACGCCGCGATGCTGATGCTCCACTTCGACCCGGTCGTGCTCCCCGCGCAGGTGCTTCCCGGCAGGGCCCTTCCCGGCCCGGAGGAGCGGAGCTCCCAGGGGCCCGGGGAGCGGCGGGGGTTCGTGGCGTAGCGGCCACGGGGCCCGGCGCTCC
The DNA window shown above is from Streptomyces sp. TLI_171 and carries:
- a CDS encoding PP2C family protein-serine/threonine phosphatase, with the protein product MSATGWIRDVLHGPTPGPVPNSVTGTWPRTSHALPLIGMALIVSLDLLTNSQVTVEPALTAVPALAAVVSRRTWYPLLVGALAELCAFGMAWYNDVLGQSVHTATVAAIVLIAGIGHLSATLRLRQELALAEAQLVAEIARRVLLRSVPERVGPVRAAVRYAAAAAHASIGGDLYEVVNTRHGVRAVMGDVRGKGLAAVETAAAVLGAFREAAHQEAALDKVAGWLAVSLDRALHENEHPGVDEEFVTLVLIGVRPDGVLEIANCGHPAPVLLRGEDAPLLLAADETVPPLGVLDPADVRPPLQLVQAEPGDRILLYTDGVIEARDHRGAFYPLTDRLPLLADGGPVDVLHRLHDDVVRHVGHKLGDDAAMLMLHFDPVVLPAQVLPGRALPGPEERSSQGPGERRGFVA